GATTAGCATTGAGGCTATGTTTACTGAAGAGGACTTTTCGGGATATACCAATGAAGCTTATGAATTTGAAAAGAATGAATTGGGCAAAGCTTgggcaaaatacaaaaaactttaTGAAGAGTGTTCTGTAGATACTGTAGAGAAAAAAAGGAACTAGTAGTAGTTCAAACCAAACACCCACAAGTGCGTAAAACATATGTAAGGTGCCTAAATATTCTAGCGAAAGCCAGACAGAACTCGGACAAAGATAAACAGGGAAATATAGATACAGTGGTTCCCAACATTTGTAGTTCAATATCAATTCCTCCATGCGATACTGGTGTTTTTCATGGGGATTATGTATCGTGGCCCACATTTCGGGACATGTTTACCGcaatatatataaacaattcCAGACTAAGCCCAGTTGAGAGACTGTTTTATTTGTTCAGGAAAACAGATGGTGAGGCACGTGATGTAAATAGAAATGTAGCGCTAACTGgagaaaatttcgaaattgcaTGGAACAACTTAAAATcgcaatatgaaaataaaagagTCTTGATCAATAGTCAGCTTAAGTCCCTTTTCAATTTGGCTCCATGCCAACAAGAATCTGCCAGTGAAATAAAAAGGCTCCAAAGGGAGATTAATAATTGCAtggcaattttaaaattatataatgttGACATTGATTCGTGGGATCCGATTTTTGTGTTCCAGTGTTCATCACGACTTTCAGAATGCTCATTAAACCTATGGGAACAGTCAGTCAAGAACAAAACAGAGGTTCCCAAATGGgaggaattaaacaattttctaacTGATAGGTTTCATGCTCTAGAAAGTGTTTCTGACATCATAGCTACAAATAATGCTTATGCCAGTGGTTCCCAAACTGTTTCTAATAACAGCAATCATACTTCAACTAAAGTTAAGCAATTTAAGGCCCATCATACTAAAGTTGACTCGATGCAGTGCAAGCTATgcaaagaaaatcataaaattagttcttgtactaaatttttaaatatggattacaaaaatcgtgtttcaactttgaaaaaatttcgattttgcttTAATTGCCTTAGTATTGGACACATGTATGGAGATTGTAATAGTCCAAATGGTTGCTCCAAGTGCAAGAGAAAACATCATACGTTAATGCAcagggaatttttaaaaaataataataatcaacgTCAGATAAATGGCAATTCGCAAAGTGAAAATCAAGTTAGTGTTGTTCAACAAATACAGTCCACGAATACTCCTGGACCATCTGGAATGGTTCAGTCCACGAATACTCCAGGACCATCTGGAATTGTTCAGTCACATCACACTTCAGTTGCAAAAAAGGTTATGTTAGCCACAGCATgggttaatattataaattttggtTCATATTATAAGGTACGAGCTCTAATAGATCCATGTTCTGATGAgagttttatttctgaaaaaatacaacatttattgAAGTTGCCCACTAGTCCAGTATCAGCTGAAGTTACCGGTCTAGGAGGAGATGTTATAAGCAGGTCTTGTAAAATGgcaacatttgttattgtatcacttTTTGATCAGAATGTGTCTCTTAATGTTCAAGCTTTGGTCGTTTCCCGTGTTACCGGCAATGTCCCTACACACTCCTTTAGGCCCTCGTCTAATGTTGAACTACCAAACCTTAGTTATGCTGatccaaaattttatgaaagcgGTGAAATAGATTTGTTATTGGGAGGTGATTTGTATCCTCTAATTCTTCGTGGTGGAGTTCAACATGGTATTTTTGAATCGCTTGTGGCTCAAGAGACAATTTTTGGTTGGATTGTCACTGGCCCAACACCCAGTAATGTTTCCCCACGATCTGTAAGAATGTCTTATATGACAAAAGTTTCTATTGATGACCAGTTGACAAAGTTTTGGGAGTTAGAAGAAGTTTCTCGTAGAATAGTTTTATCAGAAGAGgataaaaaatgtgaagaaattTATAGTTCTACTACCACAAGAAATTCTGAAGGAAGATATATCGTCAGTCTACCCTTTAAGAGTAATTTTGTGTCACTTGGTCCTAATAGACATATTGCTCTTAGCCAATACCTAAGAACTGAAAAAGCTTTAATGCGTAATCCAGAATTTAAGGCTCAATATGATGAGGTCCTAAAGGAATATTTAGCTCTAGGACatatgaagaaaattaaaaatcaagaaaGCAGTCCAAGTTATTATTTACCTCATCACGGAGTATTCAAGCCAGAAAGCACAACTACTAAATTAAGAGTTGTTTTTAATGCTTCGAGCAGGTCATCAAATGGCAAAAGTCTCAACGACTTATTGTATACTGGCCCAATATTACAAACTGATCTAGTAACCCTAATATTGAAATGGCGATTTTTTCAGTATGTCTTTAATGCGgacatttcaaaaatgtaccGCCAAATATTACTAAAACCGGAACATAGACcattccaaaaaattgtttttcgtaGTTCCGAGACCAATCAGATTGAAGATTTCCAATTAAATACAGTTACTTTTGGCTTAAATTGTGCGCCTTATTTGGCCCTTAGAACTATTCTTCAATTAGCTGATGATGAAGAGCAACGTTTTCcacttggttctcaaatattGCGTGAGTCTATGTACGTTGATGATGCTCTTGTTGGAACACATACAATTTCTGATGCTTTGGCAGCAAGGGACCAATTAATTGGTATTTTATTGACAGCTGGGTTTGACTTACGAAAGTGGACCTCAAactctaaacaaattttaaaaaatttgcccCAAGAGCATTTACTAAATTCAGAATTTTTGTCGCTCGACGATAAAAGTACTACGAAAACACTCGGAATACATTGGAATGCGATAGACGATGTCTTTTATTTTACTACAGAAAAAATAATGAGGAAGCAAGCCTATACAAAGAGAGAAGTTCTTTCAATAATAGCAAGGCTCTTCGACCCTGCTGGTTGGTTGGCTCCAGTGGTCATAACTGCTAAGATCTTAATGCAGCAAATGTGGTTAGATAAGATAGAGTGGGATGACGCTATTAAACCAATGGCTCTGAAAAAGTGGCAAGATTTTATTTTGAGATATAATGATATAGACTCTATTAAGCTTCCTAGATGGATTCAATATTTTCCAGGCTGTCAGATTGAATTTCATGGGTTTTGTGACTCGTCGGAGTTAGCTTATGCATCCACAATATACGTAAGAATAGAAATTGGTAATAAAACTTGGACAAACTTGCTCGTTTGCAAAACGAAAGTGGCTCCAGTAAGAAAACCCTCTCTACCACGCTTAGAGTTATGCGGAGCGGTTCTTTTGGCAAAATTAGTTAGCAATGTAATTCCCAACTTTAAGCTCAAAACATATTCCTTATATTTGTGGTCCGATTCCACGATAGTTCTAGCATGGTTACGAAAACCACCGTGTAATTGGAAAACTTTTGTGGCGAATAGGGTGGCTACAATATTAGAAAAAGTCGGAAATAAAAACTGGTTTCATGTATCCTCCAGTTACAACCCTGCAGATCTAGCAACCCGGGGGCTGACACCTTCGgagttaaaagaaaacaaactttGGTGGCATGGTCCTGAATGGCTCAAATTAGAAAAATCCTCTTGGCCCATAGTTCCATCGGAATTTGAAACCGCAGAAGAGTCGAGGAAAGTGCAAGTTAATATTGCTAGATCGTCCGAAAAGGAGGATATACTTGatcgtttttcaaatttatccAGAGCTTACCACGTAATATCATATATGTTCAGATTTTATAATCTTACAAGAAAGCGCAATTCTAAAAACCTCAAGTATGAAACAAGGAGAATTTCGGCTCAGGAATTGGTTTTCGTACGTACtcggttattttttttatcacaacAACAAGAATTTTCGAATGAATTCAACTGCTTAACTTCTAAGAAGAAACTTGATTCTCGTAGTCCTTTATTAACGCTCACGCCATTCATAGACAAGAATAACATAATTCGTGCTAATGGTCGTCTTGGTTCTACATCATGTTTATCCTACAATGAACGACATCCCATTATACTTGCGTATGGTAGCAGATTAGCTCGCCTTTATGTTGAATTTGTTCACACATTGGTTCATCATGGTGGCCCTCGTCTGGTCTTGAACATCGTCCGGCAAGAGTGTTGGATAATAAAggttaaaaatttgattaagaCAGTTATTCATAATTGTAAAGTTTGTGTCTTATAtcgcaaaaaattacaaacccAAGTAATGGCAGCTTTGCCCGAAGAAAGAACTACTCTAAGTCGTCCTTTTACGAATACCGGCGTTGATTTTGCGGGCCCATTTGAAATCAAAAGTTTCACAGGTAGATACTGTAGAATCACCAAGGGCTACGTGTGTctctttgtttgtttttctactAAAGCAATCCACCTCGAGGCAGTTAGTGATTTGTCTACTCCAGCGTTTTTAGCAGCCCTAGCCCGATTTGTTGCCCGTCGGGGATGCCCAAGTTCTATTTTCTCAGATAACGGAAGAAATTTTGTTGGCGCTGCAAGAGAAATTGATgcgaattttgaaaaacatgttAAAGAGCTACGTGACACTGCGGTCGAAAATTATGGACATCAACATCTAGTTTGGCACTTTATTCCTGCTGCAGCCCCTCACATGGGAGGATTATGGGAGGCTGGAGTAAAAAGTCTAAAAATGCATTTCAAGAAGACAACTGGACAACTAAAATACACGTTTGAGGAGTTTTCAACACTTTTGGCGAAAATAGAAGCATGTCTCAATTCGCGCCCGTTGGGGCCTATGTCAGAAGAAGTCAATGATTTGTCTGCTCTAACTCCAGGGCATTTTCTAATCGGTTCTACTCTGCTTTCTCCAGCCGAACCGGAAGAACTTTCTTCTCCACTTAGTATTGTAAATCGATGGCGCAAAATAAAATCGCTACAACAAGAAATTTGTCGACGGTGGAAAGACGAATACTTAAAGGAGCTGCACAAGCgtaacaaatggaaatttcccCAGATAgatttaaaagtaaatgacCTTGTTGTTCTAAAAAATGAGCCTGTTTGTCCTACTGAATGGCGCTTAGGTCGCATAATAAAAGTTCATACAGGCAATGATGGTAAAGTTCGTGTAGcagatataaaaactcaaaatggtAGAATCACCCGACCGATCCACAAATTAGTAATTTTGCCGAATTGTACTACTTAATCGCTATGTTATCCCTTACTCATAACTTCTCCTAATTCATGATTcccttttttttgtcaacagcTCTCTATTCAAAATGTCCAAAACTCCTTTTAACGAAAATTACTGTTGCCCGATCTGCAACCGTCTTCACGCCATCCGTCAATGCTCGAGATTCGTGGTGATGGATGTGGAACAAAAACTCCGCACAGTAGCTCTGAAATCCCTGTGCTATAATTGCTTAGCCCAATCTCATACTCGTGCTAACTGCAACAGTATCGATAGGTGCCGTCGCTGTATGCAAGACCACCACAGTTGGCTGCATCCGATGCCCGAAGGACGAGTGTGGGTGCAAATGACGGCCTACGTTAAGATCATTCCACGACAGGGTAGAGAAGCTTGCTACACCCGAGCTTTAATTGACCCCACTGCGGCCAGATCTTCGTTCATTTCCGATGAGGCTACGGAGTTACGGTGTGCAGTCAATAACGGACGGACATTTATAACGGTGTGTCATAGCCAGGACGAAAGTCGCCGTATTGATGTTGAATGCGTCgtcgaaaataaaatttatggtcGCAGTCCGAAAGACGATGTGGAAAGCCAAGGTTTCGATATTCATTTCAACGCCAACCGAAAATGGAACCGGAGTCTTGAATATCGTTTGATATTAGGAGCGGACGTACAGAGCAAAATTCTCATTGGCCCAGCAAAGGGACGTCCTGGTCAAATATATGTCCAAGCAACAATCTTTGGATTTGCATACTTTGGAGaagcaataagaaaaaattaattgctaaatttgTGGCcctttaaatatgtaatatatatatttttttttgtataataagttaccttattttataccaaaaacttttcaatatttatgaattcctttaatttatcttttaaaCTGTATAATACTACCTTatgaattaatataattaaacctttatttgatattaattttctttgttgtaaatattgctttaaagtatattttttatttacataaaatgaattaaaatatttgtttatctaATAGTAAATGAAAtcctaaaattttgtataataattAACTTATTTATTCGAATTGTTGCACTTATGCTGCAAGGGTGGCGGTATGTTTACGTCTGTCCATCGTAacacttatttaaaaatagttgctCGGTGTAGACTTGGTATCTATTTGTGTCTCCCGTGTAAACCACTTCAAACTTTCGTTGCTCTTGTGTAAACCACATACTTTGAGATGGCAACGTTGTTACTGGTGTGGTGAGTTTCTTGCATCGTTATTattgtgtttttgttaagaatggTTTGACactattacaattttaaaagctCAAACTGAAACAAGTGGACAGACGCcgggaaataaataaattgaaataaataaaagttataattaaaagaattaaaacttaacactaaaataaataaaccacataatattataaaccaataaaataaaagtgaagacaaataaaaaataaacttcaacataaaacctaaataagggttgttttattttattattgtgtgtgtgtgagtgtgttgGATCACACACTGACCTGCCCCACGACATCTTTAGTGAAGCCGCAACAAGTGATCAGCGTACTGAACCAGTGCTCCAGTCCTCCTGGTAAGACTACCACATCAACAacttaaaaatgctattttttaaaaaaacgattttctaaATTGCTGAccgctgtttttaaaaagttttctacttcagtcttaaaagttttttgttcattaggcaaaatttttttcaaaattctgtttggtgccaaaaaatttgtcatttattctacTTTTGAGGATATTTATAAGTACGGTCATTATATCGAGCAACTCTAAAACTGTACAAGAGTCATTCTCAAGAGCTTATATAGTTGTATGaaattcctgcattatgttttgcataaactataaaaatgcttctgataatccttaacttttacattcttcttcattgacatcattatcagaaattccatgggaataaaactttttgacatttattttttcctttcttcaaaaaatacatacacttttttgcataagttattactggtactaattagtagtaagtacatttgaagtaataaataatatagatattattgtcaaaaatttatatttagctggacaaatgtaattttagcttgaaactggacaggcatcaaaaaagctggacaatccagccaagtccagccaggctggcaaccctaactagcccccatacaaatgacctcCCAAAAGTGGACTTTATTcgtcataaatgttaaattcacaaaaatttcgttccaaataagttttatatatacggaaattatgtcacttaattttatgatGGTCGGTCGATAATTAGTCGTACCTCcaactttaacgagcataaatctcttaccgtccataattagtcatagctcccatataaggccgtctttcgaaaatcatttacgaaaataaattattgaaattttgaaagaaattttgttatattgaccaagcatactttcttacttatttaaatttaatttgttttcgtaTATTACATTGACACAAAAGTTTTAACAGCTTTAAG
The nucleotide sequence above comes from Calliphora vicina chromosome 1, idCalVici1.1, whole genome shotgun sequence. Encoded proteins:
- the LOC135952615 gene encoding uncharacterized protein LOC135952615, giving the protein MYGDCNSPNGCSKCKRKHHTLMHREFLKNNNNQRQINGNSQSENQVSVVQQIQSTNTPGPSGMVQSTNTPGPSGIVQSHHTSVAKKVMLATAWVNIINFGSYYKVRALIDPCSDESFISEKIQHLLKLPTSPVSAEVTGLGGDVISRSCKMATFVIVSLFDQNVSLNVQALVVSRVTGNVPTHSFRPSSNVELPNLSYADPKFYESGEIDLLLGGDLYPLILRGGVQHGIFESLVAQETIFGWIVTGPTPSNVSPRSVRMSYMTKVSIDDQLTKFWELEEVSRRIVLSEEDKKCEEIYSSTTTRNSEGRYIVSLPFKSNFVSLGPNRHIALSQYLRTEKALMRNPEFKAQYDEVLKEYLALGHMKKIKNQESSPSYYLPHHGVFKPESTTTKLRVVFNASSRSSNGKSLNDLLYTGPILQTDLVTLILKWRFFQYVFNADISKMYRQILLKPEHRPFQKIVFRSSETNQIEDFQLNTVTFGLNCAPYLALRTILQLADDEEQRFPLGSQILRESMYVDDALVGTHTISDALAARDQLIGILLTAGFDLRKWTSNSKQILKNLPQEHLLNSEFLSLDDKSTTKTLGIHWNAIDDVFYFTTEKIMRKQAYTKREVLSIIARLFDPAGWLAPVVITAKILMQQMWLDKIEWDDAIKPMALKKWQDFILRYNDIDSIKLPRWIQYFPGCQIEFHGFCDSSELAYASTIYVRIEIGNKTWTNLLVCKTKVAPVRKPSLPRLELCGAVLLAKLVSNVIPNFKLKTYSLYLWSDSTIVLAWLRKPPCNWKTFVANRVATILEKVGNKNWFHVSSSYNPADLATRGLTPSELKENKLWWHGPEWLKLEKSSWPIVPSEFETAEESRKVQVNIARSSEKEDILDRFSNLSRAYHVISYMFRFYNLTRKRNSKNLKYETRRISAQELVFVRTRLFFLSQQQEFSNEFNCLTSKKKLDSRSPLLTLTPFIDKNNIIRANGRLGSTSCLSYNERHPIILAYGSRLARLYVEFVHTLVHHGGPRLVLNIVRQECWIIKVKNLIKTVIHNCKVCVLYRKKLQTQVMAALPEERTTLSRPFTNTGVDFAGPFEIKSFTGRYCRITKGYVCLFVCFSTKAIHLEAVSDLSTPAFLAALARFVARRGCPSSIFSDNGRNFVGAAREIDANFEKHVKELRDTAVENYGHQHLVWHFIPAAAPHMGGLWEAGVKSLKMHFKKTTGQLKYTFEEFSTLLAKIEACLNSRPLGPMSEEVNDLSALTPGHFLIGSTLLSPAEPEELSSPLSIVNRWRKIKSLQQEICRRWKDEYLKELHKRNKWKFPQIDLKVNDLVVLKNEPVCPTEWRLGRIIKVHTGNDGKVRVADIKTQNGRITRPIHKLVILPNCTT